One Microlunatus soli genomic window carries:
- a CDS encoding DUF402 domain-containing protein has product MRCIATKWPDRPHWEFDGRWLGLDDSGWWFGVPAGTLLTRPGASYHSNADAAAVVPSGGAGYIATFYAPGPSPDRPGAVHTYVDITTPPLLSPGRIVAVDLDLDVVRERAGRLYVDDEDEFAEHQVTLGYPDQIITQARRSCDQVHAALAAGAAPFDGRSEAWLQRVGDLPRPNSATD; this is encoded by the coding sequence GTGCGCTGTATCGCGACCAAGTGGCCCGATCGGCCGCACTGGGAGTTCGACGGCCGCTGGCTCGGCCTGGACGACAGTGGTTGGTGGTTCGGCGTCCCAGCAGGAACGCTGCTGACCCGCCCCGGGGCGTCGTACCACTCCAACGCTGACGCCGCCGCGGTCGTGCCGAGCGGCGGTGCCGGCTACATCGCCACCTTCTATGCACCCGGACCGTCACCCGACCGGCCCGGCGCCGTGCACACCTACGTCGACATCACGACCCCGCCGCTGCTGTCCCCCGGCCGGATCGTCGCGGTCGACCTCGACCTCGATGTCGTCCGGGAGCGCGCCGGCCGGCTGTACGTCGACGACGAGGACGAGTTCGCCGAGCATCAGGTCACCCTCGGCTACCCGGACCAGATCATCACCCAGGCCCGTCGGAGCTGTGATCAGGTCCACGCTGCGCTGGCCGCGGGTGCGGCTCCGTTCGACGGCCGGTCGGAGGCCTGGTTGCAACGGGTCGGCGACCTGCCACGGCCGAACTCGGCGACCGACTGA